In Hymenobacter sublimis, a single genomic region encodes these proteins:
- a CDS encoding aspartate aminotransferase family protein, with protein MLTPRQLFLRHQAQTSDFPLLLEIERAEGVYMYDAAGQRYLDLISGIGVSNVGHRHPRVLQAIQNQLDKYLHLMVYGEVVQAPPAQLAEALHHTLPAHLDNVYFTNSGTEAVEGALKLAKRHTGRTGLLSSYSAYHGSTHGALSITGSEGFKNAFRPLLPDVRHFRHNNFEDLQLIDEHTAAVVIETVQGEAGVRVPAPGYLPALRQRCTEVGALLILDEIQCGFGRTGTFWAFEQFGIEPDILLTAKGMGGGMPIGAFISSQEIMAGFKTNPILGHCTTFGGHPVSCAASLATLRVIQEENLLAGVAEKAARFRRQLVHPAIREVRGWGLLMAVEFDSFEVLKPIIDHALWQERILTDWFLFCDNSLRIAPPLTITDAQIDEACAALLRAIDTVVQ; from the coding sequence ATGCTTACTCCCCGCCAGCTATTCCTGCGCCACCAGGCCCAGACTTCCGATTTTCCTTTGCTGCTCGAAATTGAGCGTGCCGAAGGTGTGTACATGTACGATGCCGCAGGCCAGCGCTACCTCGATTTAATTTCCGGTATTGGCGTCAGCAACGTGGGCCACCGCCACCCGCGCGTACTCCAGGCCATTCAGAATCAGCTCGATAAGTACCTGCACCTGATGGTGTACGGAGAGGTAGTACAGGCCCCGCCGGCCCAGCTCGCCGAAGCCCTGCACCACACCCTGCCGGCCCACCTCGACAATGTGTACTTCACCAACTCCGGCACTGAGGCCGTAGAAGGCGCCCTAAAACTGGCCAAGCGCCATACCGGCCGCACGGGCTTGCTGTCCAGCTACAGCGCCTACCACGGCTCTACCCACGGGGCCCTGAGCATCACCGGCTCCGAAGGCTTCAAAAACGCCTTCCGTCCTTTGCTACCCGATGTGCGCCACTTCCGCCACAACAACTTCGAGGACCTCCAGCTAATCGACGAGCACACGGCCGCCGTGGTCATTGAAACGGTGCAGGGTGAGGCCGGCGTGCGGGTGCCCGCCCCCGGCTACCTGCCGGCCCTGCGCCAACGCTGCACTGAGGTTGGTGCCCTGCTTATTCTTGACGAGATTCAGTGCGGCTTCGGGCGTACCGGCACGTTCTGGGCCTTTGAGCAGTTCGGCATTGAGCCCGATATTTTGCTCACGGCCAAGGGCATGGGCGGCGGCATGCCCATTGGGGCCTTTATTTCTTCCCAAGAAATTATGGCCGGTTTTAAAACCAATCCTATTCTGGGGCACTGCACTACGTTTGGGGGCCATCCGGTGTCGTGCGCGGCCTCCTTGGCTACGCTGCGGGTGATTCAGGAGGAGAATTTGCTGGCCGGCGTGGCCGAAAAGGCGGCCCGTTTCCGCCGGCAGTTGGTTCATCCGGCCATTCGGGAGGTGCGGGGCTGGGGGCTACTGATGGCGGTGGAATTTGACTCTTTCGAAGTGCTTAAGCCCATCATCGACCACGCCCTCTGGCAGGAGCGCATCCTCACCGACTGGTTCCTGTTCTGCGACAATTCCCTGCGCATCGCCCCACCGCTAACCATCACCGACGCCCAAATTGACGAGGCTTGCGCCGCGCTGCTACGCGCCATTGATACAGTAGTGCAGTAA
- a CDS encoding tellurite resistance TerB family protein, whose protein sequence is MFGFFENEQTKKVKSHIMNLVALAKADGHIDEREMSFIVAVGKKNGMRADEVRSIVGNASAVRLIIPENDSERFDQIFDLVDMMLADGVVDDTEMDFCVDMAEKLGFRKDIVAVLVRKISQGVKDGFPREQIKEDTQAFLEN, encoded by the coding sequence ATGTTTGGTTTTTTTGAAAATGAACAGACCAAGAAAGTCAAAAGCCACATCATGAACCTGGTGGCACTGGCCAAGGCCGATGGGCATATTGACGAGCGGGAAATGAGCTTCATTGTAGCCGTAGGCAAGAAAAACGGCATGCGCGCCGACGAGGTACGCTCCATTGTGGGCAATGCCAGCGCCGTGCGGCTCATTATTCCGGAGAATGACTCCGAACGGTTCGACCAGATTTTCGACTTGGTCGACATGATGCTCGCCGATGGGGTAGTAGACGATACCGAAATGGACTTCTGCGTGGATATGGCTGAGAAACTCGGCTTCCGCAAGGATATAGTGGCCGTGCTGGTGCGCAAAATCTCCCAGGGCGTGAAAGACGGCTTCCCCCGCGAGCAGATCAAGGAGGATACACAGGCGTTTTTGGAGAACTAA